A single region of the Anas platyrhynchos isolate ZD024472 breed Pekin duck chromosome 6, IASCAAS_PekinDuck_T2T, whole genome shotgun sequence genome encodes:
- the ELOVL3 gene encoding very long chain fatty acid elongase 3: MALGFNLSALPPLREYEVERSFDEREALGWMRDNWQKSFFFSAAYVMLIFGTQHFMKERRGYKLRAPLTLWSLGLALFSAIGSHRTWKHMASIASSMGFKQSVCDQSFYVYHVSKFWAYLFAMSKVLELGDTVFIVLRKQKLIFLHWYHHIATLIYAWYAYKEMVPGGGWFTVMNFSVHTFMYSYYSVRAAGFRVPRYIAMTITVSQILQMLIALIVNVLLVFWMEDKVCPVTWSNISISFLMYFSYLVLFCNFFFKAYLTGTQKSKGE; this comes from the exons ATGGCGCTGGGCTTCAACCTGTCGGCGCTGCCGCCGCTGCGGGAGTATGAGGTGGAGCGGAGCTTCGACGAGCGGGAGGCGCTGGGCTGGATGCGGGACAACTG GCAGAAGTCCTTCTTCTTCTCTGCGGCTTATGTGATGCTGATCTTTGGGACCCAGCACTTCATGAAGGAGCGGAGGGGCTACAAGCTGCGTGCACCACTGACCCTGTGGTCCCTCGGGCTGGCCTTGTTCAG TGCCATAGGCTCCCATCGGACCTGGAAGCACATGGCCTCCATCGCGTCTTCCATGGGATTCAAGCAGTCGGTGTGTGATCAGTCCTTCTACGTCTACCATGTCTCTAAGTTTTGGGCCTACTTATTTGCAATGAGCAAAGTCCTGGAACTGG GCGACACCGTGTTCATCGTTCTCCGGAAGCAGAAGCTCATCTTCCTCCACTGGTACCACCACATCGCCACTCTCATCTACGCCTGGTACGCCTACAAGGAGATGGTGCCTGGCGGCGGCTGGTTCACCGTCATGAACTTCAGCGTGCACACGTTCATGTACTCCTACTACTCCGTGCGAGCTGCGGGCTTTCGGGTGCCCCGCTACATCGCCATGACCATCACCGTTTCACAGATCCTGCAGATGCTGATAGCCTTAATAGTGAATGTCTTGCTTGTCTTTTGGATGGAGGATAAGGTCTGCCCTGTCACCTGGTcaaacatttccatttcattcctgATGTACTTCAGTTACTTGGTGCTCTTCTGCAACTTCTTCTTCAAGGCTTACCTGACAGGCACCCAGAAATCAAAGGGGGAATAA